A single window of Microplitis demolitor isolate Queensland-Clemson2020A chromosome 7, iyMicDemo2.1a, whole genome shotgun sequence DNA harbors:
- the LOC128668181 gene encoding uncharacterized protein LOC128668181, producing the protein MRKTLVNALIQPHINYCSAVIYGLSSVLDGKLQRLANKGIRFVLGLPWDAQITQARKDLNWLTVRKARARSVLNIIWAAIHEHTPSYLAELISVYTSARVLRNQSAAITLTVPNHRTSSYKAAFAVTAPYLWNSLPDDVKLVPDFASL; encoded by the coding sequence ATGCGCAAAACATTAGTAAACGCACTTATACAGCCGCACATCAACTACTGCTCAGCGGTAATATATGGCCTGAGCTCTGTACTTGATGGTAAGCTTCAACGTCTTGCCAATAAAGGTATTCGCTTTGTGCTGGGCCTGCCCTGGGACGCCCAAATAACGCAGGCCAGAAAAGACCTAAACTGGCTTACTGTCCGCAAAGCTAGAGCTCGGAGTGTGCTGAACATCATCTGGGCGGCGATCCATGAACATACTCCTTCGTACCTTGCTGAACTTATATCTGTATACACATCTGCTCGTGTACTGCGCAATCAAAGTGCTGCAATTACTTTGACGGTTCCAAATCACCGAACGAGCTCATACAAAGCGGCCTTTGCGGTAACAGCACCTTATCTCTGGAACAGCCTGCCTGATGACGTTAAACTTGTACCTGATTTCGCCAGTTTGTAA
- the LOC128668183 gene encoding putative uncharacterized protein DDB_G0282133, translating to NNNNNNNNNNNNNNNNNNNNSNNNNNNSNNNNNNNNNNNNNNNNNNNNNNSNNNNNNNNNNNNNNNNNSNNNNNNNNSNNNNNNNNNNNNNNNNNNNNNNNNNNNNNNNSNNNNNNSNNNNNNNNSNNNNNNNNNNNNSNNNNNNNNSNNNNNNNNNNNNNNSNNNNNNNNNNNNNNNNNNNNSNNNNNNNNNNSNNNNNNNNNNNNNNNNNNNNNNNNNNNNNNNNNNNNNNNNSNNNNNNSNNNNNNNNSNNNNNNNNNNNNSNNNNNNNNSNNNNNNNNNNNNNNNSNNNNNNNNSNNNNNNNNNNNNNNSNNNSNNNNNNNNNSNNNNNNNNNSNNNNNNNNNNNNNNNNNNNNNNNNNNNNNNNNNNNNNNNNNNNNNNNNNNNNNNNNNNNNNNNNNNNNNNNNNNNNNNNNNNNNNNNNNNNNNNNNNNNNNNNNNNNNNNNNNNNNNNNNNNNNNNNNNNNNNNNNNNNNNNNNNNDNNNNNNNNNNNNNNNNNNNNNNNNNDNNNNNNNNNNNNNNNNNNNNNNNNNNNNNNNNNNNNNNNNNNNNNNNNNNNNNNNNNNNNNNNNNNNNNNNNNNNNNNNNNNNNNNNNNNNNNNNNNNNNNNNNNNNNNNNNNNNNNNNNNNNNNNNNNNNNNYNNNNNNNNNNNNNNNNNNNNNNNNNNNNNNNNNNNNNNYNNNNNNNNNNNNNNNNNNNNNNNNNNNNNNNNNNNNNNNNNNNNNNNYNNNNNNNNNNNNNNNYNNNNNNNNNNNNNNNNNYNNNNNNNNNNNNNNNNNNNNNNNNNNNNNNNNNNNNNNNNNNNNNNNNNNNNNNNNNNNNNNYNNNNNYNNNNNNNNNYNNNNNNNNNNNNNNNNNNNNNNNNNNNNNNNNNNNNNNNNNNNNNNNNNNNNNNNNNNNNNNNNNNNNNNNNNNNNNNNNNNYNNNNNNNNNNYNNNNNYNNNNNNNNNNNNNNNNNNNNNNNNNNNNNNNNNNNNNNNNNNNNNNNNNNNNNNNNNNNNNNNNNNNNNNNNNNNNNNNNNNNNNNNNNNNNNNNNNNNNNNNNNNNNNNNNNNNNNNNNNNNNNNNNNNNNNNNNNNNNNNNNNNNNNNNNNNNNNNNNNNNNNNNNNNNNNNNNNNNNNNNNNNNNNNNNNNNNNNNNNNNNNNNNNNNNNNNNNNNNNNNNNNNNNNNNNNNNNNNNNNNNNNNNNNNNNNNNNNNNNNNNNNNNNNNNNNNNNNNNNNNNNNNNNNNNNNNNNNNNNNNNNNNNNNNNNNNNNNNNNNNNNNNNNNNNNNNNNNNNNNNNNNNNNNNNNNNNNNNNNNNNNNNNNNNNNSRP from the exons aataataataataataataataataataataataataataataataataataataataatagtaataataataataataatagtaataataataataataataataataataataataataataataataataataataataataataatagtaataataataataataataataataataataataataataataataataatagtaataataataataataataataatagtaataataataataataataataataataataataataataataataataataataataataataataataataataataataataataataatagtaataataataataataatagtaataataataataataataataatagtaataataataataataataataataataataataatagtaataataataataataataataatagtaataataataataataataataataataataataataataatagtaataataataataataataataataataataataataataataataataataataataatagtaataataataataataataataataataatagtaataataataataataataataataataataataataataataataataataataataataataataataataataataataataataataataataataataataataataataataatagtaataataataataataatagtaataataataataataataataatagtaataataataataataataataataataataataatagtaataataataataataataataatagtaataataataataataataataataataataataataataataatagtaataataataataataataataatagtaataataataataataataataataataataataataataatagtaataataatagtaataataataataataataataataatagtaataataataataataataataataatagtaataataataataataataataataataataataataataataataataataataataataataataataataataataataataataataataataataataataataataataataataataataataataataataataataataataataataataataataataataataataataataataataataataataataataataataataataataataataataataataataataataataataataataataataataataataataataataataataataataataataataataataataataataataataataataataataataataataataataataataataataataataataataataataataataataataataataataataataataataataataataataataataat aataatgataataataataataataataataataataataataataataataataataataataataataataataataataatgataataataataataataataataataataataataataataataataataataataataataataataataataataataataataataataataataataataataataataataataataataataataataataataataataataataataataataataataataataataataataataataataataataataataataataataataataataataataataataataataataataataataataataataataataataataataataataataataataataataataataataataataataataataataataataataataataataataataataataataataataataataataataataataataataataataataataattataataataataataataataataataataataataataataataataataataataataataataataataataataataataataataataataataataataataataataattataataataataataataataataataataataataataataataataataataataataataataataataataataataataataataataataataataataataataataataataataataataataataataataattataataataataataataataataataataataataataataataattataataataataataataataataataataataataataataataataataattataataataataataataataataataataataataataataataataataataataataataataataataataataataataataataataataataataataataataataataataataataataataataataataataataataataataataataataataataataataataataataattataataataataataattataataataataataataataataataattataataataataataataataataataataataataataataataataataataataataataataataataataataataataataataataataataataataataataataataataataataataataataataataataataataataataataataataataataataataataataataataataataataataataataataataataataataataataataataataataataataattataataataataataataataataataataattataataataataataattataataataataataataataataataataataataataataataataataataataataataataataataataataataataataataataataataataataataataataataataataataataataataataataataataataataataataataataataataataataataataataataataataataataataataataataataataataataataataataataataataataataataataataataataataataataataataataataataataataataataataataataataataataataataataataataataataataataataataataataataataataataataataataataataataataataataataataataataataataataataataataataataataataataataataataataataataataataataataataataataataataataataataataataataataataataataataataataataataataataataataataataataataataataataataataataataataataataataataataataataataataataataataataataataataataataataataataataataataataataataataataataataataataataataataataataataataataataataataataataataataataataataataataataataataataataataataataataataataataataataataataataataataataataataataataataataataataataataataataataataataataataataataataataataataataataataataataataataataataataataataataataataataataataataataataataataataataataataataataataataataataataataataataataataataataataataataataataataataataataataataataataataataataataataataataataataataataataataataataataataataataataataataataataataataataataataataatagtcgaCCATAA